The genomic DNA GGCTGGTCTCCGCGCTCGAACTCTGCCACGAGCTTTTCGCCTGATTGCGACATTCGGGGTCGTATTCAGGCCATCACCTGCTAGTCTTGCCGCATTGCAGCAAGACAAGAGGCCCCAATGGCGCTGACCGAAGCCAACGAAATCTCCGAAATTGCCTTCGGCTTCATGGGCTCAAAGGCGCTCTTTGCGGCCATCGGTGAGGATGTGTTCAGCCACCTCGCCACCGGCCCCAAGACCGCCGCCGAACTTGCCAGCGCCACAGCCCTCGATCCCCCGCGCGCCGAAACCTTGCTGACCGCGCTCGCCGGGCTGGGGCTGGTGACGGTCGCCAATGGTCGCTTCGCCAATTCCCCCGCCGCCGAGAGCTTTCTGGTTCGCGGTGCCAAATACGACTTCTCCGACTATCTGCACCGTCAGGTCGCCCAGCAGATGTATCCGCTGATGGACCAGATCGAACAGGCGCTCACCGGCACCCTCCCGAAAGAGGCCACCGCCTCCTACGCCCAATGGTTCTCTGATCCGGAGGAGGCGCGGCTCTATTCCGAAAGCCAGCACGCAGGCTCACTCGGTCCGGCGCGGCAAATGGCCAAAATGCTCGATCTCTTCGGCGCGCGGCACCTGCTCGATATCGGCGGCGGCACCGGCGCCTTTGCTATCACGCTCTGCCGCGCCAACCCCGAGCTAACGGCCACCATCGTCGACTTTCCCAATGTCGCCGCGCTCGGCAAGGCCTATGTCGCCGAGGCCGGGCTGTCAGATCGGATCTCCTATATCGAAGGCGATGGCCGCGAAGATATCTGGCCGCGCGAGAATGACCTCGTCCTGATGTCCTATCTCTTCTCAGGCGTCCCGGCAGAGGCCCACGCCGGCCTCATCTCCCGTGCCTTCGCCCACCTCGCCCCCGGCGGGCGCTACCTGATCCACGACTTCATCGTTGAGGCCAACCGCACAGGCCCCAAGCTCGCCGCCCTCTGGCAACTCCAGCACACCGCCTTCACCCCCGAGGCCCGCTCGCTCGACGCGGGCACCCTCGCAAACCAACTGGGCGAAGCAGGCTTCAAGGCCGTCACGGTGGCCCCGCTGATCCCGAAGATGACCATGCTCGCGCAGGCCAGCCGCCCCTGAAATTCCCGATTGCGGCAGCTGGGCGGGCCAGCTATACGAACCCCCACGCGGACCCATAGCTCAGCTGGATAGAGCGCTGCCCTCCGAAGGCAGAGGCCAGAGGTTCGAATCCTCTTGGGTCCGCCAGATCTCCCACTCACTTGCCAAAATAAACCGCGCCCTCAGGCGACCGGGCGTTGCGCTTCGCTTGGGGTCTCTCTGATGCGGCTCATAAGCTCGCGGTAATCGGGCCGCTCCAGCAGGGCCTTGGCGCGATTGCGGTGCCACGAGAGCGCGGCCTCGTGGAGGCTGCGCAGTTCGGGATCCTTCAGCAATTCGCTCACCGCATCGCGCAGGCCGGGCAGCTGGGTGAAGCTGTCGTCCATCACATCGTTGCGGTTGAACTTATTCCAGTAGCGCATCGCGTTTTCCAGATCCAACCCCACCGGCGGCGCCCCCTTGATGGGGTTGGCATTGCCCCGGTCGCGCTGCACCAGAAAGCCCTGATAAGAGCGGATCGTGTAGTGCGCCACATCCGCAAGGCCAAACCCCGCCAGCATTGGTGACAGCGCCTTGAACGGCGAGGCAATCCTCTCGCGGGGCAGCGATTCACCATCGCCGTTCACCCAAGTGACCCGGTCAAGGTCTTCCTCGGCAATGACGGGGGCGTTGTTGTGGAACTCCTTCCACCCAAAGCCCCCGGTCGCGAGATATTTCACCGGGCTCCGGTTCGTTTCGCTCGCACCGCGATAGCGAAAGGTCTCTGTCACCAGCTTCCCCTCGGGCGCAATCTCGTCAACCCAGCCGCAGCCAAAGGTATGCAGCGACAGGGTGATCGCATCGGCGCCCGGCAGCGCGTTGGCCAGGTCTTCCACGCGGCCCTTGCCGGTTTTGATGCGCAGAAATTCGTCCGCATCGAGGTTGGTCACCCAGTCCGACCGGCGCAGGCGGCCCATCTCGTTGACGTAGCGGATCAGCTCGATGTGGTGGCGCGGATTCTTCATCCGCACCGAGGGGTTGGGCATGTGGCGAAGCAGGCCCATCTCGTCCAGCCGGTCCAGAATATGGTCGGTCCCGTCGGTGCAGTCGTTGGTGAAGACCATCATGTCGTTGATGCCGATCGCACGATTGTGCGCCACCCATTCAACAATGTATGGCCCTTCGTTTTTCATCGGGGTGATCGAGGTGACGCGCATGATGTCGCTGCTCCTGGCTACTCTCGCCACGCGTGGTGCCGCGGGTCTTCGGGCCAGCCTACACGAGCGCAGGGCAGGGGGCCAAGGCAGGGCGGGGCCGCGCGGGGTGTATTCGCGCAGGCCCCGGGCATTGGCGCAACATCAGCTCAGCCCGCAAGCACCTCGGCGGCAATTTCAAAGCTGCGCAGCCGGGCGGCGTGATCGTGGATTTGCCCCGTCAAAATCACCTCATCGGGCGCGTAGCGGGCAATCAACGCGTCCAGCTTGGCGGCAACGCTCGCCTTGCTGCCCACCGCGCTCACCTTCAGCGCCTCCTCCACCATCGCCAGTTCTGCCGGGCTGGCGATTGCGGCAATGTCCTCCACGGGCGGCGGCAGGTATCCCGGTGTGCCCCTGCGCAGGTTGAGGAATGCCTGCTGCATCGAGCTGCGCAGCCGCACGCCTTCCGCATCCGTATCGGCGGCGAAGACGTTGATCGCCAACATGAAATACGGCTCAGGGTGTGCCTGCGATGGGCGATAGTTGCGCCGGTAGGTGGCCAGGGCGTCATCCAGCGCGCCGGGGGCAAAATGCGAGGCAAAGGCATAGGGCAGGCCAAGGTGTGCGGCCAGTTGCGCGCCGAACAGCGAAGAGCCCAGCATCCACACCGGCACCTGCGTGCCCGCGCCCGGCACGGCCCGCACCTTCTGGCCCTCTTCGGCCTCGCCAAGAAAGCCGATCAGGTCCACCACATCCTGCGGAAACTCATCGCCCCCCGAAAGGCCGCGGCGCAGGGCGCGGGCGGTGGCCATATCGGTACCCGGGGCGCGGCCAAGGCCAAGGTCGATGCGGTCGGGGTAGAGCGTCGCCAGCGTGCCAAAGGCCTCCGCGACCATCAGCGGCGCGTGGTTGGGCAGCATGATGCCGCCCGCGCCAACCCGAATGCTCTGGGTTGCGCCCGCCACATGGCCAATCAGCACCGCCGTTGCCGCGCTGGCGATGCCCACCATGTTGTGATGCTCCGCCAGCCAGTAGCGCCGGTAGCCCAAGGCCTCGGCGTGGCGTGCGAGGGAAACGGTGTTGGCGAGCGCCTCGGCGGTTGTGGCGCCTTTGGGCACCGGCGCGAGATCAAGCACGGAAAAGGGGGTCATCAGCTGGCCTTCTGTTGCGTCGCCCGCAATCTAGGGCCACCCGGGGCAAGGGCAACGCGCCCGGGCAAAGCGATGCTCAAAATGAAAACGCCCGGTCGAAACCGGGCGTGTTTTCAGCGAGTTGCAAGGGCAGGGGTCTTAGCCGCCCCAAGTGCGCACCACGCCGCAATCCATATGCACGAAGTTCGAGCCGTGGTATTTGCCAACACCGCCCGCGCGGCAGGCTGCGGCGGCACGCGCCACCTGATTCACCGACCGGGAGTTCAGCCGCAGGTCAGCGGCCTGGCCCTTGAGGTGCAGCGAGTTCTTGGCCACGCCGGAGGAGCGAGAGCGCAGCATCCGGTTGGTCGCCGGCGAGCGGTAGCCCGAGAGCAGCATGTAGGGCTCGCGAACGTCCAGCAGGTTGTGAGCGGCGGCGATGATGTCGAGGGTGCGCGTATCAATCGCCTTCACCTCGTCGCGGCGCCAGTCCCGCATGAAGTAGTTCACTTCCTTGATCGAGTCGCGAATGTAGTCGCCTTCGATCCAGTAGATCGCATCCATGCTTTCGCCGGTGCGGCCGTTGTACATCTTGAGGCGGCGAATATCGCCCGCGCCCCGAAGGAACCCAGCGGCCTTGGAATACGTTGGTGCAGCAACAACGGCTGTGGCAGCAAATGCCCCAAGCAGCCCGCGCCGCGAGATTTTGGAAGATCCTGTCTCGGTCGTCATGCCTGTCCCCGTGCCCCTGGTCGCCTTTTCGGCTGACCGCGTTGTCATCTCATCCCCAGATGCAGGATTTTTATGCCACAAAGCGATTCTCCGGCCAAGACGCAATTCTGTCGCGCCACGATTTCGGGCCCGAATAAGCAGGAAATTGCTTAAAATGTCGTTGCTTGTGCCCGCAAAAAGTCCGCCGGGCGGCGCGACTTTGGCGCAACAGCCGGATGCGCCATCTTTTGGCCCCAATCTGCTGATTCGAAACGGTATTTTTCTCCCGCCCCTGTTGCAGTCCTGCCAAACTGCCCCGCAGACGACTCAAATGTGAATCGACATTCATGGAAGCATCGGCAATCTCAAGGTAACGATATTGCTGAACACACGCTTAGTCCCGAGGACGATATGACCCTTCGCAAGACGTTGCGCCCCGCGCACGCCGGCCTTACCGCCCTTTTCATTGGATGCGCCGCCCTTACCGCCCTTCCGCAGCCCGCTCAGGCCACCGAAACCTCTTCTTTCGAGGTCACCGCCTTCAAGCAGGCCGTGGCCGAGGCCGCCGCGCGCAACGAGGGTGTTGCCGCCTTCTACCGTGCCCGCAACTACGCTCCGCTCTTCACCGGCGAGGCCGACGGCGCACGCCGCGCGGCGCTGCTGCGGGCGCTGGAAATGGCCGATGATCATGGTCTTCCCTCCACCCGCTACGAGCCCGCAGAGCTGCGCGCCGCCTTCGGGTCCGCCCGCTCGGTGCGCGATCTTGGCCGCGTCGAGGTTCTCGCCGCGCAGATGCTGGTGCAATTCTCGCGTGACCTGCAATCCGGCGCCACCGAGCCCCGCAAGATAGATAGCGGAATCGTCCGCGACATTCCCCGCCGCGCGCCCGACGCGCTGCTCGCCGCCTTCGCCAAGTCCGAGCCCACCCAGTTCTTCCGCACCCTCATGCCCCGCACGCCCGAGTATGTGCGCCTCATGCGCGGCAAGCTGGAGTTGGAAAAGACAGTCGCCCGTGGCGGTTGGGGCCCCGAGGTGCAGGCCAAGGCGCTGGAGCCCGGCCAGCAGGGGCCCGCCGTGGTGCAACTGCGCAACCGGCTCATCGCCATGGGCTACATGACCCGCTCGGCAAGCCAAAGCTATGACACCGCCATCACCCGCGCCGTCCAGACCTTCCAGATCGACCATGGCCTCAACCCCGATGGGGTGGCCGGGCCGGGCACGATCTCTGCCATCAACGTCTCGCCGGTCAAACGCCTGCAATCAGTGATCGTCGCCATGGAGCGCGAGCGCTGGCTCAACCGCCCGCGCGGCAAGCGCCACGTGCTGGTGAATATCCCCAACTTCAAGGCCCAGATCATCGACGACGGCAAGGTCACGTTCGAAACCCGCTCGGTGGTGGGCAAGAACGTCCCCGATCAGCGCACGCCCGAGTTCTCCGACGTGATGGAGCACATGGTCATCAACCCCACGTGGAACGTGCCGCGCTCCATCGCCACCAAGGAATATCTGCCGCTCCTGCAACGCAATCCCCACGCCGTCGGCCACCTCCGCGTGATCGACCGCCGGGGCCGCGTGGTGCCGCGCGGCGCTGTCAACTTCCGCGCCTACAACGCCCGCAACTTCCCCTTTGCCATCAAGCAGCCGCCGTCGCGCAGCAACGCGCTCGGTCTGGTAAAGTTCATGTTCCCGAACAAGCACAACATCTACCTGCACGACACGCCCTCCAAGAGCCTTTTCAAGCGTGATGTCCGTGCCTTCTCCCACGGCTGCATCCGGCTGGCAGATCCCTTCGATTTCGCCTACGCGCTGCTCGCCGTTCAAACAGACGACCCAAAGGGGGCCTTCCACTCGCGCCTGCGCACCGGGGCGGAAAGCCTTGTCAAACTTGAGGCCCAAGTGCCCGTGCACCTGATCTACCGCACAGCCTTCACCCAGCCGAAAGGCCAGATGAACTACCGCAATGACATCTACGGCCGCGACGCCCGGATCTGGAATGCCCTTGCCGACATGGGGGTAAAGCTGCGCGGGGTCGAAAGCTGATCGCGTGACCTCACTCCGCATAGAAGACATCGCCATCGCCCTCGGAGCCCGCTTCGAGGGCGATGGTGCATTTACCGTTACCCATGCCGCCGAGCCCGCGCGCGCTGGGGCCGATGCACTGGCCCTTGCGATGGACCCGAAGTTCGCCGCCGGGCTGGGGCAGGGGGCCGCAAAGGCGGCGATGGTCTGGGAGGGGGCCGATTGGCAGGCGATGAACCTGACCGCGGTCATCTTCGCGCCCCGCCCGCGCTACGCCATGGCCGGGCTCACCGCCATGCTCGACGCGGGGCCTCGCATCGCCCCCGGCATCCACCCGTCTGCGGTGATCGACGAAAGCGCCCAGATCGGTGAAGGCGCGGCCATCGGCCCGCTCGCGGTGATCGGGGCAGGGGCCGTGATCGGCCCCAACGCCCGCATCGCCGCCCATGTCTCCATCGCCGAGGGCGCACAAATCGGCGC from Oceanicola sp. D3 includes the following:
- a CDS encoding LLM class flavin-dependent oxidoreductase, yielding MTPFSVLDLAPVPKGATTAEALANTVSLARHAEALGYRRYWLAEHHNMVGIASAATAVLIGHVAGATQSIRVGAGGIMLPNHAPLMVAEAFGTLATLYPDRIDLGLGRAPGTDMATARALRRGLSGGDEFPQDVVDLIGFLGEAEEGQKVRAVPGAGTQVPVWMLGSSLFGAQLAAHLGLPYAFASHFAPGALDDALATYRRNYRPSQAHPEPYFMLAINVFAADTDAEGVRLRSSMQQAFLNLRRGTPGYLPPPVEDIAAIASPAELAMVEEALKVSAVGSKASVAAKLDALIARYAPDEVILTGQIHDHAARLRSFEIAAEVLAG
- a CDS encoding glycosyltransferase family 2 protein, which produces MRVTSITPMKNEGPYIVEWVAHNRAIGINDMMVFTNDCTDGTDHILDRLDEMGLLRHMPNPSVRMKNPRHHIELIRYVNEMGRLRRSDWVTNLDADEFLRIKTGKGRVEDLANALPGADAITLSLHTFGCGWVDEIAPEGKLVTETFRYRGASETNRSPVKYLATGGFGWKEFHNNAPVIAEEDLDRVTWVNGDGESLPRERIASPFKALSPMLAGFGLADVAHYTIRSYQGFLVQRDRGNANPIKGAPPVGLDLENAMRYWNKFNRNDVMDDSFTQLPGLRDAVSELLKDPELRSLHEAALSWHRNRAKALLERPDYRELMSRIRETPSEAQRPVA
- a CDS encoding murein L,D-transpeptidase, which encodes MTLRKTLRPAHAGLTALFIGCAALTALPQPAQATETSSFEVTAFKQAVAEAAARNEGVAAFYRARNYAPLFTGEADGARRAALLRALEMADDHGLPSTRYEPAELRAAFGSARSVRDLGRVEVLAAQMLVQFSRDLQSGATEPRKIDSGIVRDIPRRAPDALLAAFAKSEPTQFFRTLMPRTPEYVRLMRGKLELEKTVARGGWGPEVQAKALEPGQQGPAVVQLRNRLIAMGYMTRSASQSYDTAITRAVQTFQIDHGLNPDGVAGPGTISAINVSPVKRLQSVIVAMERERWLNRPRGKRHVLVNIPNFKAQIIDDGKVTFETRSVVGKNVPDQRTPEFSDVMEHMVINPTWNVPRSIATKEYLPLLQRNPHAVGHLRVIDRRGRVVPRGAVNFRAYNARNFPFAIKQPPSRSNALGLVKFMFPNKHNIYLHDTPSKSLFKRDVRAFSHGCIRLADPFDFAYALLAVQTDDPKGAFHSRLRTGAESLVKLEAQVPVHLIYRTAFTQPKGQMNYRNDIYGRDARIWNALADMGVKLRGVES
- a CDS encoding DUF882 domain-containing protein; the encoded protein is MTTETGSSKISRRGLLGAFAATAVVAAPTYSKAAGFLRGAGDIRRLKMYNGRTGESMDAIYWIEGDYIRDSIKEVNYFMRDWRRDEVKAIDTRTLDIIAAAHNLLDVREPYMLLSGYRSPATNRMLRSRSSGVAKNSLHLKGQAADLRLNSRSVNQVARAAAACRAGGVGKYHGSNFVHMDCGVVRTWGG
- a CDS encoding methyltransferase, which produces MALTEANEISEIAFGFMGSKALFAAIGEDVFSHLATGPKTAAELASATALDPPRAETLLTALAGLGLVTVANGRFANSPAAESFLVRGAKYDFSDYLHRQVAQQMYPLMDQIEQALTGTLPKEATASYAQWFSDPEEARLYSESQHAGSLGPARQMAKMLDLFGARHLLDIGGGTGAFAITLCRANPELTATIVDFPNVAALGKAYVAEAGLSDRISYIEGDGREDIWPRENDLVLMSYLFSGVPAEAHAGLISRAFAHLAPGGRYLIHDFIVEANRTGPKLAALWQLQHTAFTPEARSLDAGTLANQLGEAGFKAVTVAPLIPKMTMLAQASRP